Proteins encoded by one window of Conger conger chromosome 1, fConCon1.1, whole genome shotgun sequence:
- the kcns3a gene encoding potassium voltage-gated channel subfamily S member 3a, translating to MVYGEILHSRAAEGGGFLNLNVGGFKQKVEHSTLLRFPQTRLGRLLGCRSEEAILELCDDYSVAEQEYYFDRNPRFFRYVLNFYHTGRIHLMEELCIISFSQEIEYWGIREMYLDSCCSNKFQEQREFAEDRDWDRRSDEQQPPSFDSSIEELSALDKDMEKFEGTWCAEARKSVWLRMENPGYSLSAKLLAVASLAVVLTSIVAMCVHSMPEFQRVDANEKEVEDPVLAVFETICVACFSAEFAIRLTVTPCVRKFLSNPLNVIDFVSIVPFYATLAFETMDEENEDLENVGKVVQILRLMRIFRILKLARHSVGLRSLGATLRHSYHEVGLLVLFLSVGISIFSVLIYFVEKEEEESELQTIPVGWWWATISMTTVGYGDTYPVTLAGKLIGTLCIICGLLVVALPITIIFNKFSKYYQRHKAMDADQCNNDMDGQDPELPYFNVRDLYAHQMHSFIASLSTGSSRDSAGGDDDTDASSIRDAEAADDGRAPGPLGGRQGGGRRSPEPRSSRAGNCGFSGPRRESDPRRRFVTLNSALRQIVSVTLVLGEGPRRDGCLPSGSAE from the exons ATGGTGTACGGGGAGATCCTCCACAGCCGGGCGGCGGAGGGCGGGGGCTTCCTCAACCTGAACGTGGGGGGGTTCAAGCAGAAGGTGGAGCACAGCACCTTGCTCCGCTTCCCGCAGACGCGCCTGGGCCGCCTGCTGGGCTGCCGGTCGGAGGAGGCCATCCTGGAGCTGTGCGACGACTACAGCGTGGCGGAGCAGGAGTACTACTTCGACCGCAACCCGCGCTTCTTCCGCTACGTCCTCAACTTCTACCACACGGGCCGCATCCACCTGATGGAGGAGCTGTGCATCATCTCCTTCAGCCAGGAGATCGAGTACTGGGGCATCCGGGAGATGTACCTGGACTCGTGCTGCAGCAACAAGTTCCAGGAGCAGCGGGAGTTCGCCGAGGACCGCGACTGGGACCGGCGGAGCGACGAGCAGCAGCCGCCCAGCTTCGACTCCTCCATCGAGGAGCTCTCGGCCCTGGACAAGGACATGGAGAAGTTCGAGGGCACGTGGTGCGCGGAGGCGCGGAAGAGCGTCTGGCTGCGGATGGAGAACCCCGGGTACTCGCTGTCGGCCAAGCTGCTGGCGGTGGCGTCGCTGGCGGTGGTGCTGACCTCCATCGTGGCCATGTGCGTGCACAGCATGCCCGAGTTCCAGCGCGTGGACGCCAAcgagaaggaggtggaggacCCCGTGCTGGCCGTCTTCGAGACCATCTGCGTGGCGTGCTTCTCCGCCGAGTTCGCCATCCGCCTCACCGTCACGCCCTGCGTGCGCAAGTTCCTGTCCAACCCGCTCAACGTCATCGACTTCGTGTCCATCGTGCCCTTCTACGCCACGCTGGCCTTCGAGACCATGGACGAGGAGAACGAGGACCTGGAGAACGTGGGGAAGGTGGTGCAGATCCTGCGGCTCATGCGCATCTTCCGCATCCTGAAGCTGGCCCGGCACTCGGTGGGCCTGCGCTCCCTGGGCGCCACGCTCCGGCACAGCTACCACGAGGTGGGCCTGctcgtcctcttcctctccgTGGGCATCTCCATCTTCTCCGTGCTCATCTACTTcgtggagaaggaggaggaggagtccgAGCTGCAGACCATCCCCGTGGGCTGGTGGTGGGCGACCATCAGCATGACCACGGTGGGGTACGGGGACACGTACCCCGTCACGCTGGCGGGCAAGCTCATCGGGACCCTGTGCATCATCTGCGGCCTCCTGGTGGTGGCCCTGCCCATCACCATCATCTTCAACAAGTTCTCCAAGTACTACCAGCGGCACAAGGCCATGGACGCGGACCAGTGCAACAACGACATGGACGGGCAGGACCCCGAGCTGCCGTACTTCAACGTGCGCGACCTGTACGCGCACCAGATGCACTCCTTCATCGCCAGCCTGTCGACGGGGAGCAGCCGCGACAGCGCCGGCGGGGACGACGACACGGACGCCTCCAGCATCCGGGACGCGGAGGCCGCGGACGACGGACGCGCGCCCGGGCCGCTGGGCGGGAGGCAGGG CGGGGGCCGGCGGTCGCCGGAACCgcggtcctccagggctgggAACTGCGGCTTTTCTGGGCCGAGGCGGGAGTCGG ATCCGCGGCGGCGCTTCGTAACGCTTAACTCCGCTCTCCGGCAGATCGTTAGTGTGACATTAGTTCTGGGCGAGGGGCCGCGGCGGGACGGTTGTTTGCCGTCCGGTTCGGCCGAGTGA